Part of the Sporosarcina sp. FSL K6-2383 genome is shown below.
TCGCTGTTTCATCTTCTCCGTACAATGGCAGCTTCGCCATTTCAATATACCAGTCACAGAAATCATCCCAGATGAAGTTATACAATGCACGGCCGACTTCACCGAACTCGTAGCGATCTGCTAACTTCGTCACTTGCTCGATGGTTTCATTCAAACGTGTTAAAATCCATGCATCTGCAGCTGATTTTTCACCTGACAAGTCAATCTCTTCATACGTCATGCCATCCATATTCATCAACGCGAAACGGGAAGCATTCCAGATTTTATTGGCAAAGTTCCAAATGGATTCTACCTTTTCTGTTGAGTAACGAAGATCCTGCCCTGGTGATGAACCAGTAGAAAGGAAGTAGCGCAGCGCATCTGCTCCGTATTTGTCGATGACATCCATTGGGTCAATACCATTGCCTAGTGATTTAGACATTTTACGGCCGTCTTCTGCACGCACGAGTCCGTGAATGAGCACGTCTTTAAATGGACGTTGCTCTGTAAATTCGATTCCCTGGAAGATCATACGTGATACCCAGAAGAAAATGATGTCATAGCCTGTAACAAGCGCATCTGTTGGGTAGTAACGTTTGAATTCCTCGTTATCGACATCCGGCCAGCCCATTGTTGAGAACGGCCATAGCGCAGAGGAGAACCATGTATCAAGTACGTCATTGTCCTGTGTCCAGTTTTCAATATCTGCTGGCGCTTCGTGGCCAACATGTACTTCGCCTGTTTCATTATGATACCAAGCCGGAATACGGTGGCCCCACCAAAGTTGGCGAGAAATACACCAGTCATGTACGTTCTCCATCCATTGTAAATACGTGTGCTCGAAACGGTCAGGTACGAAATTGACTTTGCCTTCTGTTTGTTGAAGCTTAACGGCTTCATCGGACAGCGTCTGCATTCTGACGAACCATTGTGTCGATAAATACGGTTCAACAACAGCGCCGCTTCGCTCTGAGTGACCAACAGAGTGCAAATGATCTTCGATTTCGAATAAAACACCCATTTCCTGCAAGTCTTTGACGATTTCTTTACGACATTCGAAACGGTCCATTCCTTCGTATTTACCTGCTAGCTTGTTCATAGAACCGTCTTCATTCATAACTAGAACACGCTCTAGGCTGTGACGGTTACCAATTTCAAAGTCATTCGGGTCATGTGCAGGTGTAATTTTCACCGCTCCACTTCCGAATTCCATATCAACGTAATCGTCCGCAACGATTGGAATTTCACGGCCCACGATTGGTAAGCGTACTGTTTTACCGATTAAATGCTTGTAGCGCTCATCTTCAGGGTGTACCGCAACGGCTGTATCCCCAAGCATCGTTTCCGGACGTGTTGTTGCAATTTCGATATTCCCCGTGCCATCTGTTAGTGGATAGCGCATATGATAGAAGGCACCCTGCACATCTTTATGGATGACTTCGATGTCAGAAATAGCCGTTTTCGTCGCCGGATCCCAGTTGATAATATATTCGCCACGGTAAATGAGATCTTTTTCGTACAGCTTGACGAATACTTCCTGTACTGCTTTTGACAGACCTTCATCCAATGTGAAACGTTCGCGTGAATAGTCTAGACCTAAACCAAGTTTGCCCCATTGTGCACGGATATGATCGGCATATTCTTCTTTCCATTTCCATGTTTCTTCAACAAATTTCTCACGACCTAAGTCATAACGTGTAACGCCTTCTTCACGTAATTTTGCTTCAACGCGTGCCTGCGTAGCAATTCCCGCATGGTCCATTCCTGGTAGCCATAATGCGTCATAGCCCTGCATACGCTTCATGCGTGTGAGAATATCTTGTAGCGTTGTATCCCATGCATGGCCCAAGTGAAGTTTACCTGTTACGTTTGGCGGTGGAATCACAATCGTATAGGGTTTTTTATCACTTTCGGGTTGTGCTTCGAAGAATTTCCCTTTTAGCCACCATTCATAGCGACCTGATTCAATAGACTGCGGATCATATTTTGTCGGCATCGACAAGTTTTCATTTGACATAGTAGTTCCTCCTCTGTTTTTGGACAACAAAAAAACTCCATTCGTCTTAAAGGACGAAGGAGCTGTTCGCGGTACCACCTTTATTCGTGCACACCAAAGAACTTGTGCACCTCACACTTCGATAACGGCTTCAAACCGGTTTCTGCTACTAAAGATGAAAACTTCACCTGTTCCCAGAAACTGCTCACGGGTGACATTCGGTCAATCGATTACAGGGCCTCTCACCACCGGCACCCTCTCTGGAGCAATCAAATTCACTTACTATCCCGTTCATCGCATCAATATATAGTTGCTTATTATTGTAGCGGAATAGTAGGTCGCCCGTCAAGTATATTATCAATTACGCCTTGGCGTAATTGCGTCCAGATTTTGAATCGAGCTTGGGCCAACAGGAAGTTGGTCATGCAGGCGGCGCCACAGGATGTGGTGACCTTAGCCTGCATTCCCCTTTTGTTCAGCCGGCGTTTGAACGCCCCCTAAACAGGATATAAAACTAAAGTCATTTCTCCCCATAGAGGTGAGAGTCTTATGCTGAATAAAGATGAAAGGATAGTGTAATGAGAAGAGGATATAACCCTTATTTACTACCGCCTTGGCTGCGGAAGTGCCGTTTTTATTGCAAAGGAATCATCATCCCGATTTGTATTTTTCAACTGATCCGTCTGTTAATCGTACCGACAACTGGTGATTTCCTACTACTGTGCTTACTCTGCGGCTTAGCTTTCGTTTTTTACAAAAACATCATTTGAACGGAAACTCGTCGTAGAAACACCGTCTTCTAGCCCTGCAATGAATGCCAGCGCTTCATCCATCTCATTGAATGAGGTGCTGGCCTGTTGTTGCTGCGTCGCAATCGGTGTAGCCACTGCCACAACAGCTTCAGCATCGTCGACTTCAACTTCCTCTGCCATCACCGTCGCCAGCGCGAACGAATCATCGGCTTCTACCAATTCCTCTACCAACTCTTCAGCTAACACAACAATTGCCGGTTCTTCTACTTGGGCAACCTGCTCTTCTATTTGAGCAAGCACCTCTTCGTACGAGCACTCGACATCCCAAACAACACTAAAAGAGCCTTGTCCATCTGATTCAATTGATGTGGCCGTTGTGACAACTTGTAATGGGCTAACAACTTCCAACGGCAAATCAATATGGAGCGGCACCGCATATTCAAAATAGCCAGCCTCTCCTTGCAAATCAACATCATCAATAAGAATCGCTGAATCTAAAAACTCCTCAGCCCTCTCCCCCTCATCAAATACGACATTCGCCGCAATATGATAAACACCTGTTAACCGAACTGAATCCGCCGTCCGTTCCTCTGTATACATCGGCGTCACCTGCAACAACTCCGCCCCCGCGGGTACACCCGCATCCGCTGGGAAAATAAAATCCTCCTGCATCGTCCACTGCTTCTTCTCCATTATCGTTCCCTCCTCTATTCCTACACAAATAATTGTATGCACGGATTGGGTGGGATAGAAGGATTTCTTGAGAAACTTGAAGTTTGATTTGTCCAACATAAAGCGCAAAGCTTCCAACCACTTCACATAAGTGTCCAACAAAAATGGGAATGTCTCCAACAAAATCGGCTAAGTCTTCAACCATTCACTTGCTATTGACGTACCAAAAAAGCCCCACGAAAATTTTCATTTCCGCGAAGGCTTTCCTCATCATTATTGAACTAACTTAGCAAAAACCGTATGGAACGCTTCAACTGTTCGAGCAATATGTTCTTCCGTATGCGCGGTCGATAAGAACATTCCTTCGAATTGAGAAGGTGGTAAGAAAATACCCTCTTCAGCCATTAGGCGATAGTATTCTGCGAACATGTTGAGATCAGATGTTTTCGCTTTATCATAATCTGTTACTTTTTCATTCGTGAAGAAAAAGCCAATCATCGAGCCAGCACGGTTCACAGTATGTGGAATATCATACTTCTCCGCCGCCGCACGGAAACCTGCCTCTAACTGATCGCCCAATTTCATGAAATAATCATATGATGCTGGCGTCAATTTTTTCAATGTTTCAATACCTGCCGTCATCGCCAGTGGATTACCTGACAATGTTCCCGCTTGATAAACAGTTCCCGCAGGTGCTATATTTTCCATAATTTCACGCTTCCCACCATATGCACCAACTGGCAGTCCACCACCAATTACTTTGCCAAGGCATGTCAAATCAGGTGTTACACCGAAATGACCTTGTGCACAGTTATAGCCTACGCGGAAGCCCGTCATCACTTCATCAAAAATCAAAAGCGTGCCGTTGTTTTCTGTTAGCTCACGCAGACCTTCTAGGAAACCAGGTTCAGGTGGTACAACCCCCATATTACCCGCAACCGGCTCAACAATAATAGCCGCCAAGTCATCACCGAATTCATTGAAAACAGCTTTGACGCTCTCCAAGTCATTATAGGCAACTGTAATGGTATTTTTCGCAACTGATTCCGGTACACCTGGGCTATCTGGTAAACCTAGCGTAGCAACACCAGAACCTGCTTTAATGAGCAATGAGTCACCGTGTCCGTGGTAACAGCCTTCAAACTTCAAGATTTTATCGCGGCCAGTAAAGCCACGCGCTAAACGCAATGCACTCATCGTCGCTTCCGTTCCAGATGATACCATACGGACCATTTCAATCGATGGCACACGGTCAATAACGAGCTTCGCTAGTTCGTTCTCTGATAATGTTGGTGCGCCAAAGCT
Proteins encoded:
- the hemL gene encoding glutamate-1-semialdehyde 2,1-aminomutase → MGRNYELSKQAFTEAVDLLPGGVNSPVRAFKSVNMDPIFMASGKGAIITDIDGNEYIDYVLSWGPLILGHTDPDVVAGIQRVAETGTSFGAPTLSENELAKLVIDRVPSIEMVRMVSSGTEATMSALRLARGFTGRDKILKFEGCYHGHGDSLLIKAGSGVATLGLPDSPGVPESVAKNTITVAYNDLESVKAVFNEFGDDLAAIIVEPVAGNMGVVPPEPGFLEGLRELTENNGTLLIFDEVMTGFRVGYNCAQGHFGVTPDLTCLGKVIGGGLPVGAYGGKREIMENIAPAGTVYQAGTLSGNPLAMTAGIETLKKLTPASYDYFMKLGDQLEAGFRAAAEKYDIPHTVNRAGSMIGFFFTNEKVTDYDKAKTSDLNMFAEYYRLMAEEGIFLPPSQFEGMFLSTAHTEEHIARTVEAFHTVFAKLVQ
- a CDS encoding valine--tRNA ligase codes for the protein MSNENLSMPTKYDPQSIESGRYEWWLKGKFFEAQPESDKKPYTIVIPPPNVTGKLHLGHAWDTTLQDILTRMKRMQGYDALWLPGMDHAGIATQARVEAKLREEGVTRYDLGREKFVEETWKWKEEYADHIRAQWGKLGLGLDYSRERFTLDEGLSKAVQEVFVKLYEKDLIYRGEYIINWDPATKTAISDIEVIHKDVQGAFYHMRYPLTDGTGNIEIATTRPETMLGDTAVAVHPEDERYKHLIGKTVRLPIVGREIPIVADDYVDMEFGSGAVKITPAHDPNDFEIGNRHSLERVLVMNEDGSMNKLAGKYEGMDRFECRKEIVKDLQEMGVLFEIEDHLHSVGHSERSGAVVEPYLSTQWFVRMQTLSDEAVKLQQTEGKVNFVPDRFEHTYLQWMENVHDWCISRQLWWGHRIPAWYHNETGEVHVGHEAPADIENWTQDNDVLDTWFSSALWPFSTMGWPDVDNEEFKRYYPTDALVTGYDIIFFWVSRMIFQGIEFTEQRPFKDVLIHGLVRAEDGRKMSKSLGNGIDPMDVIDKYGADALRYFLSTGSSPGQDLRYSTEKVESIWNFANKIWNASRFALMNMDGMTYEEIDLSGEKSAADAWILTRLNETIEQVTKLADRYEFGEVGRALYNFIWDDFCDWYIEMAKLPLYGEDETAKKMTRSVLAYVLDNTMRLLHPFMPFITEEIWQNLPHEGESITVAAWPVANATLTDETRATDMKLLMDIIRAVRNIRAEVNTPMSKKVPLYIAAKDDATVAVLEANRGYIERFCNPETLTLGNGIAAPGKSMSAVVTGAELFLPLEGLLNIDEELARLTKELGKWQGEVKRVQGKLANERFMSKAPEVVVAEERAKEKDYLEKYAAVERRMQELKEI